The Streptomyces sp. Alt3 genome has a segment encoding these proteins:
- a CDS encoding ABC transporter substrate-binding protein: protein MTEQSAWSFADDRGRLAVADRRPSRVLAYAQAGATLWDYGIRPEGIFGSGHDGAEPDRAKTGTLPLDSVDYRGAGDDLDVDTLLRGRPDLVVAVSYGHGQLYGLDPDTAKHLEESVPVVVIDVGQVRTLDRVAERFAELARSLGGAPVADAADELHAARERLRAAVRTAPGSPRVLALSPAGQEKAYAARPQMWPELRVLAELGVALVSPPDGAGVNWATVDWEAAAALEPDVVLADIRSNAVPLDEVAAPAWEPARRHARTVPWNPEPLCSPQAHARFLVLVADALEEAGG from the coding sequence ATGACCGAGCAGAGCGCGTGGAGCTTCGCGGACGACCGGGGCCGGCTGGCGGTCGCCGACCGCAGGCCGTCCAGGGTGCTCGCGTACGCCCAGGCGGGAGCGACGCTGTGGGACTACGGGATACGCCCGGAGGGAATCTTCGGCTCGGGCCACGACGGGGCGGAGCCCGACCGGGCGAAGACGGGCACGCTCCCGCTGGACTCGGTGGACTACCGGGGCGCGGGCGACGACCTGGACGTGGACACCCTGTTACGCGGCAGGCCCGACCTCGTCGTCGCCGTCAGCTACGGCCACGGCCAGCTCTACGGACTGGACCCGGACACCGCCAAGCACCTGGAGGAGAGCGTCCCGGTCGTCGTGATCGACGTGGGCCAGGTGCGCACCCTCGACCGGGTCGCCGAGCGGTTCGCCGAGCTGGCCCGTTCGCTCGGGGGCGCACCGGTCGCGGACGCCGCGGACGAGCTGCACGCCGCCCGTGAACGGCTCCGCGCGGCCGTCCGCACGGCACCCGGCAGCCCCAGGGTGCTGGCCCTGTCTCCCGCCGGCCAGGAGAAGGCGTACGCCGCCCGCCCCCAGATGTGGCCCGAGCTGCGGGTCCTGGCCGAGCTGGGTGTCGCCCTGGTGTCCCCGCCCGACGGAGCGGGCGTCAACTGGGCCACCGTCGACTGGGAGGCCGCGGCGGCCCTGGAGCCCGACGTAGTCCTGGCGGACATCCGGTCCAACGCCGTCCCGCTCGACGAGGTGGCGGCACCGGCCTGGGAGCCGGCCCGGCGTCACGCGCGGACCGTGCCGTGGAATCCGGAGCCCCTGTGCAGTCCGCAGGCCCACGCGCGCTTCCTCGTCCTCGTGGCCGACGCCTTGGAGGAGGCGGGCGGCTGA